The genomic window GCAAGAGTGCCCGATGCCGGCAGGATCACTGCCCGTGCTTCCTGGCTGGGGAAAAACGATTCGAGATGGGGAAGGTAGGGTTTGGCCAGCATCATCGCGGACACGAAGAGGAGAAAGGCGCCGAAGGATCTTTTCAGCTTCCACTCCGGCAAGGCGTGTGCGAATCGTGCGCCGATTCTTGTGGTGAAAATGGCGGCCGTGGCCAGAATACCGGCGGCGGTGAGGTCGACCGACCCGTTCTGGAAGTACGTCACAGCCCCTGCGAGTCCCGTGAAAACGACTGCAACAAGACTTGTGCCGTGCGCCCGATGCTGTGTCATTTTCAGGAAATCCACCATGAGGGGTATCATGATGACTCCGCCGCCAAATCCGACCAGGCCGCCAAAAACACCTCCAATAAGTCCGATGATCAGGCTCACCAGCCTCCCCCCTAGCAATTCGAGAAAACGGATTGGGACACAAGCGGCAAAAACCCGTCCAGTCCGACCGGCTCTTTCAGAGTAAAAGACCTTCCAGGCTCGTCTACCGCTCCTGCCTGACCCGGTCTGCTTCCGAATCGCCGTGATAAGGAGATTGTACGCACGGCCGTGTCACGAATATCGCAACTCTGGTCAGGACAAAAGAACTTTGTTGCAGCGAGATTGGAAACCGGAGGCCCCCGCCGGTGCGCGGGAATTTCTTGCGGCGCCGGAAAAGACGATGGTTTTTCTTCAGCATATTGAATGCGGGGGGGCGGTACTGACCACACCGTCCCCCTTGTGGTTTCCAGTCTGCGTCCGAACGATGTGTCGCAAACATTTAGCCGAAAGAAATCACTTTTTCCGCCACCTGCATGGCGGTCACGATATCCAGCATGTTTGCGGCGGCACCCACCCGCCTTTTCTCCACCAGGCCGAAAGTCTCCAGGCATTTGCCGCAAACGAGAATGCCGAGACCATCCCGGGCCAGTTCCTGGAGGGGGGCCAGTGCTTCAGAGCCTTCCGCCGCCAGTTTGACTCCACCATTCAACAGCACGAGACGCCACAATTCGTCCTTCATCTCTTTCATCGTCTTGACAAAACTGATGACTATGCCCCGTCCCAGTTCGTCGTTTCCCCTTCCGACGCAATCGGTCGCCAGGATGACCAGGGTTTTCATGGAATTATTGTCATCCTGTTTGTTTTCCGCGCCCGGGGCACCAGAAGCCTGTTTTTTCTGCTCACCTTGATTCTTCTCTGCCATCTTCTCCTCCTTGTGATGCTTTACGGAATCGATTTGCCGCACTCCGGGCTGCCTTCGCTTTTCTTGTCCTTGCCTGCGCGCGACCGGCCCGGACCTTGACCCGGCAGACCGCCGGATCAGGCCGGTCCGGTACAACGAAGCTCAAGCGAAAGGCTTCGAAATCTCTCAAACAAGTCCGCCGGAGCGGCGTCCATCAGAGGGTCTCCACCTTACTTGGCTGAAGTCGGATCCGGATCGTAGGTTGAGAATATTGAATTCCATTTATCGGGTCCAACGAATTGTTTCGAACATATCAATCGATTTTTTTGATAAAAGAGAATATGAAATGGAGCTTCGGCAACTCAAGCGACTCAAAACGGCGACAGCGGCAAATCCGTTGAGTTTCGATAAATCGGCGGGGCGGCTTCATCACGTGTAATCGAGTGTTTCGCTTCGGCCGGACAGCCTTGAGGAAGACGTGCAGTCATTCGACCGTCCGGGGAAGCGGGTCCGATCGACGGAGACCGGGACGCGGCTGCTTCAGCATGCAGGCAGGATTCCGGGTCCGGGCAAATCGCTCCGTCAAAAATACTTGACAATGTCAATGATATAAACAATGATATGTAGCGAGGAGAACAAGCCGATGACAACCGGAGATTTCGACTTGCACCACGCCGGGGATGAGCCGCATCTCATTCGTGAGATCATGCGCACGCACCAGGCGGTGCTGAACGTGTTCAGCCGCCGGGTGGGAATGCCGGCAGCGCGGCTGGCGCTGATGCGACTCCTTGGAACTTGCCGCTCGGAGGCCGTCGGGGTCATGTGGATCGCCCGGCAACTGGGCATCGATGCGGCGGCGGTCACTCGCCAGGTGCAAGCCATGGAAAGGGAGGGGCTGGTCGAGCGCTGCAAAGATGCCAGGGATGGTCGACGCAGTCACGTCAAATTGACGGATGACGGGCTGAGGGCTTTCCTCCAGGTGCACGAGCGGGCGCACGCTTTCGAGCGGGCACTCGGCGCCGACGTATCCGCGGAAGACATGGCCGCAGCGGCACGTGTCCTGGTTCGCCTGCGTGCCGCTCTCGAAGCGTTGCCCTGAAAGGAGCAAACCGAATGAAAAACACCGGCACGAAGTGGTTCAACCTGCGGGGTTTCGTCATGCTCACAGCGGCCGTTTCCGGTCTCGGGCTGCCGATCACCGGTCTGGCCAACCACTGGCACCAGATGGAATCCATGCTGTCCGTCTCGCGACACGCCTGGATGTCGGCACACAACGTTCTGGGCGTCCTCTTCATTGTATCGAGCGTCTCGCACGCGCTTCTCAATCGTCGCACATTCCTCAACCACGTCCGAGGTCGTGCCGTCCGTCCGGGCATAAGCAAAGAAGCCATCGGGGCCGTCATCCTTGTCGTGGTAATGCTGTCCATTGCGGTGGGCCACGCGATTCACTAGGAGCTCCACGACTCAGCCTCATCGAGGGGAGATCACTCGAACACGGGGAGGATTCATGCGGATCGACAATGAAGTATACCAGACGTACGGCCATGAATGGTGGTCCGAGAATGCCGGCTTCAATGTGTTCAGCCTCAGATATTGCATGAATCCCGTGAGG from Syntrophobacter fumaroxidans MPOB includes these protein-coding regions:
- a CDS encoding MarR family winged helix-turn-helix transcriptional regulator — encoded protein: MTTGDFDLHHAGDEPHLIREIMRTHQAVLNVFSRRVGMPAARLALMRLLGTCRSEAVGVMWIARQLGIDAAAVTRQVQAMEREGLVERCKDARDGRRSHVKLTDDGLRAFLQVHERAHAFERALGADVSAEDMAAAARVLVRLRAALEALP
- a CDS encoding DUF4405 domain-containing protein, which produces MKNTGTKWFNLRGFVMLTAAVSGLGLPITGLANHWHQMESMLSVSRHAWMSAHNVLGVLFIVSSVSHALLNRRTFLNHVRGRAVRPGISKEAIGAVILVVVMLSIAVGHAIH
- a CDS encoding sulfite exporter TauE/SafE family protein; this translates as MSLIIGLIGGVFGGLVGFGGGVIMIPLMVDFLKMTQHRAHGTSLVAVVFTGLAGAVTYFQNGSVDLTAAGILATAAIFTTRIGARFAHALPEWKLKRSFGAFLLFVSAMMLAKPYLPHLESFFPSQEARAVILPASGTLAGFASGMMGVGGGTIMVPAMVLCLGFTQHAANGTSLAAMVVAGSVGAWTHFRLNNVQTGHLIGLVPGVIGGGIIGGMAANHMPEAYLRVLFSAVLIWPGIRNLKANPPRKTAFVAGNTPHGQAIDTERSC
- the yedF gene encoding sulfurtransferase-like selenium metabolism protein YedF yields the protein MAEKNQGEQKKQASGAPGAENKQDDNNSMKTLVILATDCVGRGNDELGRGIVISFVKTMKEMKDELWRLVLLNGGVKLAAEGSEALAPLQELARDGLGILVCGKCLETFGLVEKRRVGAAANMLDIVTAMQVAEKVISFG